One Trichormus variabilis 0441 genomic window, CTTCTGTTTGGATCGGGCAGGAATTGTCGGTTCTGATGGCCCTACCCACCAAGGTATGTATGACATTGCCTATCTACGGTGCATTCCCAACATTGTAATGATGGCACCGAAAGATGAAGCAGAAATGCAACGGATGGTAGTTACTGGTATTGAATATACCACCGGGCCCATCGCTATGCGTTTCCCTCGTGGCAATGGCTACGGTGTACCTCTGATGGAAGAAGGTTGGGAACCTTTGGAAATCGGTAAAGGTGAAATTCTCCGCAACGGTGATGATGTGTTAATCATCGGTTACGGCACAATGGTTTACCCCAGTATGCAGGCGGCGGAAATTCTCAGCGAACACGGGATTGAAGCGACTGTGATTAATGCCCGGTTTGTGAAACCCTTGGATACTGAGTTGATTGTGCCTTTAGCTCAGAAAATCGGCCGAGTTGTCACTCTAGAAGAAGGCTGTGTGATGGGTGGCTTTGGTTCAGCCGTAGCAGAAGCATTGTTAGATGCTGATGTTGTGGTTCCTGTCAAACGCATTGGTATTCCCGATGTATTGGTAGAACACGCCACTCCAGATGAGTCTAAGGCGGAATTAGGTTTAACTAGCCGTCAAATCGCTGAAAGAGTTCTACAGGCTTACTTTCAAAAGCAGGTATCTGCGGTGATTTAGCTTTGGTTAGTAGTTAGTTTTGCGAAGTACAAATTGAGCATCAGGTGGGTATTACCCACCTTTTTTATGCTTCAAGGTGCCCAGGAATTTAATAACCGCATTACGGGATCAAGAAATTGTTCACCCCAAATACTTGATAGTAAACCACATGATATAACCAGCATGGATGCAATACCAATTTGAACTAGATTTAAATCTATGGATGATCCATAGGAAATAGGAATGATGACTATAAGAGTACCGAGTGCCGCGCCCCCAAAAAATCGGTAGATAACCTTACCACGAGAATGTTGCTTGGAGTGAGTGTCTTCTGAGTTCATAAAACTAAGTTTAATTGTTCAAATTGAGAGTATAACGTTCGGAGAATCAATCTATTGAAAGAGCGAATTTCTCTAACTACTAATGATTATAGAACCTCTGCCCAGAGAACGATATGGCTGATGAGCTAGATCAAGTAAAACTAGAATGCTTAATCTCAAGCAAATTACATTCTATGAAACTGAATTTTTCTATGAAAAAGCTCTCAAATTTAGGACGTTGGATAGCTACAAGTGTATTTTGTTTATCAGCGATCGCTTTTGTTTGGCAAGGTGCATTTTTCGCCAACACCTCAGCAATGGCTGATACCTCTACATATTTAATCGCAACTGCCGATGCAACAGATAGTTTACGCGAAAAATCTAAAGAGTTCATCCGCGACACCAAAAATAACGTTAAGGAAGCAGCAAGAACAAATGCTAGCCGTGTCGATGATGCAACCGATAGGGGTAGCGCAGCTGAGCGCAAAGCCAACAAAGATGCGTCTCGGATTCAGAAAAGAGCAGAAGAAGATGCTGCCCGTACAGAAACAGCAGTAGACAAAAATCTAAATGCTGTTGAGCGTACTATTGATAATATCAAAGGCGCTTTCACCAATAATTAGAAAAGAAATATCAAGGGTGCAGATATCCGATTTCTTGAAGAAATCGGGTATCTTATTTTTTGAGTTTTTACCAGGAGACTTTTTCCATCTTGATTCTATGATTTTTGGGTTTAAGTAATCGTGAGTAAATTTTCTGAAAGTGAATTAACCACCTGAATCAGTTCTTGTAATTTGGCAGCTACTACCCCACTATTTAATAATTCTTCTGCCTTAGCAATACCCGATCGCATATCCGCACAAATTCCACTCCGCCAAAGGTAAAACCCACCATTCCACAAGGCTGTTTGTTGTAATTCACTGGATTTACCAGCAATTACGTCTTGTATTTGAGTTAGTAATTCTTCGGTGCTACCCAAAGGTACATTCTTGGTGGTAAAACCATAGTCATGGGGTGAAAGGAAAACTCTTTCTAGCTCTGGTGATATTGAAGATAAGCTAATAATGGCAGTGCGATCGCGTGGTAAATCACAACTCCCTTCTAATCCCTTCACTAAGGTAAATTTAGTAACTCCCCGCAGTTCCAATGCTACTTGTAACATCCCTTCTGTGGGCGGATGAACATACCCAGCAATTACGTGAGTATCCCCAGCATAGGGACACCAAATTAATTCCATCGTTGCCAATGGTGGACGCTTACCTAATTGGTCACGGTATTCCCAAATACTATTGGTTAAGGGAAAATGCCGTGGGGTATAAACAAAGCCGATTCCTGTTTGTGCAAATACTTCTTGGGTTTTTTCTAGCGATAGGGTAGTCCAATTTACTCCTAACCCTTGCCAAATCTCAGTTAAGGGTAAACCATATTTCGTCGGTAGGCGATCGCCTCCGTGCATTACCACTGGTTGTCCGACTGCGGATAGTAGTAGTGCTGTTACCGGACTGATTGGTGCGGTGCG contains:
- a CDS encoding anthranilate phosphoribosyltransferase family protein gives rise to the protein MSIVFRDLLKKVGSGNHTGESLNRVEAATATKMMFLGEATPAQIGAFLIAHRIKRPTGEELAGMLDAFDELGPKLQPISSQRPVIVFGIPYDGRTRTAPISPVTALLLSAVGQPVVMHGGDRLPTKYGLPLTEIWQGLGVNWTTLSLEKTQEVFAQTGIGFVYTPRHFPLTNSIWEYRDQLGKRPPLATMELIWCPYAGDTHVIAGYVHPPTEGMLQVALELRGVTKFTLVKGLEGSCDLPRDRTAIISLSSISPELERVFLSPHDYGFTTKNVPLGSTEELLTQIQDVIAGKSSELQQTALWNGGFYLWRSGICADMRSGIAKAEELLNSGVVAAKLQELIQVVNSLSENLLTIT